AAATGATGTAGGGCGATAGTAGTATATGCAAGAGCATATTCATATACAAGAAATTATAACTTCTCTTATTTACAATGTCAATCCACATCAAAGTAACGCTGCCTTATCTTTTCCTGCTTCAGAACAAGAAAAAAGAACACACAACACTCTGTATGTTCTCTTTCTGTATGTGAAGTCCAATATTATACTACGAAGTAGCTATCCAATCCTTTGAACTCTGCCGCTTTCATTTCTTTTGTAACATCAGCATAGATGTTCAGTGTAGTTGAAATATCTGAATGTCCGAGTGCATCTTGAATGACCTTTATATTTACTCCAGCTTCACACATTCTTGTTGTAAATGTATGTCTAAGTGAGTGACAGCTAAAATGAGGAAGTAATACATCAGGTTCATCACTGTGCAAAAACTGCTCATCATTGCAATCACGGATAATTCTTCGTATTGCTTTGTTGAGTGTGGCTTGGTGCTGTGCCTGACCAAAACGATTGATGAAAATAAAATCTGTATATCCGTCAATCGTGACCTCGCAATGAAGTCCTAAATCTTCCTGCTTCTGTTTCTCATGTTCAAATGCTTCTTTCACAAAACCGAGCATTGGAACCTGCCTCATACTCGCCGGAGTCTTCGTTGTATTTACATTGAAATAACAGCCACTTTTACTTCCCTCGGTTCTGTGGTCATAATATACAAGAGTATGATTAACATCAATCATTCCACTTTCCATATCAATATCACACCATCTCAATCCAGTTACTTCCCCCACACGAAGTCCAGTTCCTATCATTACTGCAAAGACCGGATACCAATGTTCATATACAGGGTGGGTTTTCAGGAAATTCAGAAATAGCTCCTGCTCCGGTTTCGTCAACGCTCTACGCTTTTCCGACTGAAAACAATGTGCTTTTTTCAATTCTCTCAACACATTATCTGACGGGTTATTTCTGATAAAGTCATCATCGACAGCAATCTGTAAAACCTGATGAAGAACCGTATGTATATTATCAATCGTTGAAGGCTTCAAATTTCTTTCATCAACAAGATAATTGTAGTATTTCTTAATATCTGATTTCTTCAGCGTTGATATTCTTTTACTTCCAATCACTGGTCGCACAAAGGTATTGTACATATATTTGTAATTTTCAAAGGTATTATTCTTCAGCCCTCTTTTCATATTTGCCCAAAGGTCAAATAATTCATCAATGGTTG
Above is a genomic segment from Hominilimicola fabiformis containing:
- a CDS encoding tyrosine-type recombinase/integrase, with protein sequence MATKRKDKSRVVLKTGEVQRKDGTYQFSWQDSQMKRRFVYARTLDDLREKEKRIQKDKCDGIKTEARYTTIDELFDLWANMKRGLKNNTFENYKYMYNTFVRPVIGSKRISTLKKSDIKKYYNYLVDERNLKPSTIDNIHTVLHQVLQIAVDDDFIRNNPSDNVLRELKKAHCFQSEKRRALTKPEQELFLNFLKTHPVYEHWYPVFAVMIGTGLRVGEVTGLRWCDIDMESGMIDVNHTLVYYDHRTEGSKSGCYFNVNTTKTPASMRQVPMLGFVKEAFEHEKQKQEDLGLHCEVTIDGYTDFIFINRFGQAQHQATLNKAIRRIIRDCNDEQFLHSDEPDVLLPHFSCHSLRHTFTTRMCEAGVNIKVIQDALGHSDISTTLNIYADVTKEMKAAEFKGLDSYFVV